A single window of Oncorhynchus keta strain PuntledgeMale-10-30-2019 chromosome 34, Oket_V2, whole genome shotgun sequence DNA harbors:
- the nfe2l2a gene encoding nuclear factor erythroid 2-related factor 2a, translated as MMETEMHKMNPSQQDVDLIDILWRQDIDLGAGREVFDYCHRQKEHELQRQRVQEEEKRQQLLREQEKALLAQLQLDEETGEFVPRLAPSSQSPQSATTAASPQVTQNVSFTEDGDAMSFDECMQLLAETFPLVEATATASICLDVTVAPAPNSNHVMACELPALTQPPLLPASQSPQRTSPDLEQAWMELLSLPELQQCLNMQMKDTLDQTGGYLPTNTTPEVQDPNYSFYTLPNLAEVASNAAEVCPPEFINAFEESFPNIAPLDHLNQMTLKAPDLNTNFSAATFCDVFYQDIVNTKVTSVTLPCGQGNGGNSLAELSHKPTFTPMELHDLSPREAFDRGNKTEIMPEFPDSDSGVSVEASPHASSPEKSMYGDGSFGGYSDSDMEEMDSNPESAESDYSEMFSLSFQPDGFQTSPSVSAQQQDKKPKHGKTEPDEETGHNDPPFTKDKKRRRSEKRLSRDEQRAKALQIPFTVDMIINLPVDDFNEMMSKHQLNEAQLALVRDIRRRGKNKVAAQNCRKRKMENIVELEYDLDSLKEEKERLQREKTKNYSSLRQMKQELNTLYLEVFSLVRDEEGKPYSPSEYSLQQTTDGTVFLVPRIKKMLFKKNDN; from the exons ATGATGGAAACTGAGATGCATAAAATGAATCCTAGTCAACAG GACGTGGACCTAATCGACATCCTGTGGAGGCAGGACATTGACCTGGGCGCAGGGCGAGAGGTGTTTGACTACTGCCACCGTCAGAAGGAGCATGAGTTGCAGCGGCAGCGggtgcaggaggaggagaagaggcagcagctgctgagagagcaggagaaggccttgctggctcAGCTACAGCTGGATGAGGAGACTGGGGAGTTCGTGCCCCGCCTTGCACCCAGCAGCCAGTCTCCGCAGTCTGCCACCACCGCCGCATCCCCTCAAGTcacacag AATGTCAGCTTCACAGAAGACGGAGATGCCATGTCATTTGATGAATGTATGCAGCTGCTGGCAGAGACCTTCCCACTGGTAGAGGCTACGGCA ACCGCTTCCATCTGTCTGGACGTCACCGTAGCGCCAGCCCCAAACAGCAACCATGTCATGGCATGTGAGCTACCAGCATTGACCCAGCCacccctcctcccagcctcccagtccCCACAGAGAACCTCCCCAGATTTGGAGCAGGCCTGGATGGAGCTTTTGTCCCTTCCTGAGCTGCAG CAATGCCTGAATATGCAAATGAAGGACACACTGGATCAGACAGGAGGATATCTGCCCACTAACACCACCCCTGAAGTGCAGGATCCAAACTACAGCTTCTACACATTGCCCAACCTGGCAGAGGTGGCGTCAAATGCAGCAGAGGTCTGCCCACCTGAATTCATCAACGCCTTTGAGGAGAGCTTTCCCAACATCGCTCCTCTTGACCACCTCAATCAGATGACCCTAAAGGCTCCAGACCTAAATACTAACTTCAGTGCAGCAACTTTCTGTGATGTATTTTATCAAGACATTGTCAACACAAAAGTGACCAGTGTCACCCTGCCTTGTGGCCAAGGAAATGGAGGCAACTCCTTGGCAGAGCTATCACACAAGCCTACTTTTACACCAATGGAATTACATGACCTTTCTCCTAGAGAAGCATTTGACAGAGGAAACAAAACTGAGATAATGCCAGAATTTCCAGATTCGGACTCAGGTGTGTCTGTGGAGGCAAGTCCACATGCTAGCTCCCCTGAGAAATCCATGTATGGGGACGGATCCTTTGGTGGCTACAGCGATTCAGACATGGAGGAGATGGACAGTAACCCTGAGAGTGCAGAGTCTGACTACTCCGAGATGTTCTCACTGTCTTTCCAACCGGATGGTTTCCAGACTTCTCCCTCTGTGTCAGCTCAGCAGCAGGACAAAAAGCCCAAACATGGCAAGACAGAGCCAGATGAGGAGACTGGCCACAACGATCCCCCCTTCACCAAAGACAAGAAGAGGAGACGCTCCGAGAAGCGTCTCTCCAGAGACGAGCAGCGTGCCAAAGCCCTCCAAATCCCCTTCACTGTGGACATGATCATCAACCTGCCTGTGGACGACTTCAACGAGATGATGTCCAAGCACCAGCTCAACGAGGCCCAGCTGGCCCTGGTCAGAGACATCCGCCGGCGGGGCAAGAATAAGGTGGCTGCCCAGAACTGCCGCAAACGCAAGATGGAGAACATCGTGGAGCTGGAGTATGACCTGGACTCACTGAAGGAGGAAAAGGAgcgactgcagagagagaaaacCAAGAATTACAGCAGCTTGCGGCAGATGAAGCAGGAGCTTAACACCCTGTACctggaggtgttcagtctagtgaGGGATGAGGAAGGGAAGCCCTACTCCCCGTCCGAGTACTCCCTCCAGCAGACCACCGATGGCACAGTCTTCCTCGTCCCCCGCattaaaaaaatgcttttcaagaAAAATGACAACTAG